In the genome of Dyadobacter fermentans DSM 18053, the window GCCTGGCCTACGATGATGTCATTCTTCGAGTCGCCGTTCACGTCGGCCACGATCATGGGCACGCTCGCGTCTTCAAAAGTGAAGTCGCTGTGGAGAATCCATTTGTCCTTCATGATGTCCTTCGGCGCTTCCAGCCAGCCTGAGCTGATGATGAGGTCGCCGCGACCATCGCCGTTAATGTCTCCGAAACCCAAGCCATGACCTTGTTTATCAGCCACCTGCACTTTGGTAAATTTGCCTTGACCCTTCCCGGAAGGCGTACGATCCAGTTTGTAGAATTTCAAAGGCAGGTTCGGGTTATTAGGAATAATTTCCGGGTAACCGTCCTGATCGATATCCCAGGCGCGGGCCGTTTCCACATTGCCGGTTTCGTCGATCTCGTGACTCTTCCAGGGTTTGTTGTTGCCGGGGTTTTCCCGCCATATCAGGCTTTTGTTGAACCAGCCGCCGGTGATAAAATCCACATTGCCGTCGCCGTTCACGTCCATAGGAATAGTCGCGAAATCGTCCCAGTATTCTCTTTCCCGTTTCACTTCTGCGATGTAGTACCGGTCGAAGAACTCAGGGCCTTTGTACCAGAATTCCCCTGAGATCAGGTCGGGCTTCCCGTCGTTGTCCACATCGGCAACGC includes:
- a CDS encoding FG-GAP repeat domain-containing protein, which encodes MKYHSVKFAFTFLMGACASLSAQAQQKEQRASPIVFEKKMIASESVESVGVADVDNDGKPDLISGEFWYKGPEFFDRYYIAEVKREREYWDDFATIPMDVNGDGNVDFITGGWFNKSLIWRENPGNNKPWKSHEIDETGNVETARAWDIDQDGYPEIIPNNPNLPLKFYKLDRTPSGKGQGKFTKVQVADKQGHGLGFGDINGDGRGDLIISSGWLEAPKDIMKDKWILHSDFTFEDASVPMIVADVNGDSKNDIIVGQAHSYGLDWYEQTTKSGAISWIKHTIDPFTSQYHTMDWVDLDGDGKMELVTGKRYRAHNGGDPGEKDMVGLYYFQWNGEAFVKQTISHGPYGDGKGIGVYFSIADLNGDNRKDIIVAGKDGLCVFFNRGNE